The sequence ttatatagtcattaaatgtgccactggcctgagtctatTACAAcatctttacaagaacaaaacACTCagaataagtacagttctaaaagcgaGAACTACTTCAATGAATAACCCAAACAACTCAACCAAAATATCCTTCAGAAATACTTAGTTGTTCAGTCAGCGTCTCAGCGTCCAaacagctatggacaagtatgtcacacaaagtatgcaatttaaaataaaataaataattagtaagtgtactgtcatgtactaaaaactactaaacaaaataacaaatgtcatactatacaccaggggttctcaaacaggggtctCTGGTGTAATTGcaaggggtccgtgaaataaaaaagtgtaatgaaggTATTCAGCAGCACAAGGATTCCAGTAcctttacatataatatagagggggtggaggtccctgaggaccgctcaaaaccttgcctgccttgcctcaaaatatgcaggggttccagtacccaaaaaaggttgagaaccactgctatacacactactgaacaaaagaaccgaacatatgtttgcgggtttcaaTGCATCCAACATTGCTGGCAGATATTTTCCCTCGAGACTGTCCAGTCTGTCTTTATGTACATTTCAGACAAAATTCTGATCAGCACCTCAATTTGGTCAACCAACCCCCGCACCTCCACTGGAAGCCTCCTGAGGACCTCTGctgcctctccactgctgctacaggggtatTTGATGCGAAAGAGGCAACTGCACTGAAAGAGAATCTATGTTCAGCTCAGGGTACTGATCTAGAGACTCATCCAACTCCCCCGTGAGAAGCGCTCTTTCCAACTTTTGCAGGACGTTTagactgtcctggtcaaaacggtcgccaaactgaacctccacaccatccaacacttTAAAAAAATCTGCCCTATAGTGATCCACTGCTTTGCCAGCAAATCGTCTTGGGTGTGTCTCAATGGATTCAATCAATGTCGTTGCTTTCTCATACAGTGCAAGGTAGCTTTTGTCAttcctgctgtttaccccacgtGCTGGATAACTGGGCACTGAttagatttagctggtgtgctgttacagttacaaagtggcggtgggttggcagttttgatgtgctgtgcattttaatggcttttctccagttcctaaatcctgcacttatgaaggcagcatctgctctttggccaaaagatggctggcttgaaaacccttggctaaacccttggctacagtgaaaatacaacactccttttattgatggattataatgtagccaggggaaatcgcgaaaccatctcGAAACATCAACACTCAGTTGGCAAGAGTTTgtggttctataaattgtgggtgtggctgatatggttttgtacCATCCCTGAgataactggacaatgctgtgccactgtcccctatactggtgctgctggcaacaaggttgacacctggtcctgccgtggctgtgacactgtcctctgaagtctctctccctggctctttctctttcaccaccctcactgactcagtctgtctcctagaaaataaataaggtgtttgccatactcataactaccggtacccaaaactacacaatcacaacagcaataccattgccttaaacaaattttagttcagtcaccagtttaagttgagagtgggggtatccatgaCATTTTCCAATtttgtccctattttacaagtcaaaaaaagaaagaacctttcataatgttgccaaacaaagactcaacaaacttacctgagactccctgtctctgccagtctgtccccagctctgctgtctgtgtgccatatgttgcctgctctgcctaatgacatcattgtgaaacattctattagcatttcacttctttcttatgaacattttatcaactagtctttgagatattaggctacctgggtttctggcccaacgctctaaccgctaggctacctgccgacccgtAATAAGGTACAAATAGTTTTCTATCTCTGGAGACACTGTCAATCTAAACCTTGTCTCATTGTTTCTACAGGACCTCTGCAAATATGTCCATCGGCGTGCCCATCAAGATTCTGCATGAAGCAGAGGGTCACATTGTGACCTGTGAGACCAACACTGGTGAAGTGTACAGAGGCAAGCTCATTGAGGCTGAGGACAACATGAACTGCCAGGTGTGTCATCTGGCTGCCTTTAGGGTTCAGGCAatagttattttattttattattatgtgAGGGATTTGTTTGTCCCTTTTACAGAATTGTGTAGGAAGTATATTAACTCTTACCTCTTCCTTTCAGATGTCCAATATCACTGTGACTCATCGGGATGGCCGTGTAGCCCAACTAGAGCAGGTCTACATCCGGGGGAGCAAGATTCGCTTCCTGATTTTACCGGACATGTTAAAGAATGCTCCTATGTTAAAGAGCATGAAAAACAAGAACCAGGGCACCGGAGCAGGAAGGGGGAAGGCAGCCATTCTCAAAGCCCAGGGTGAGTGCTACTGCTTCTACATATACCAGTATGGGAAATTGTTGAGGGTCAATAACACTCATTTTCACTCGACTATGAGTAGTAACGTAATATTTTTATCTCTGGTAACTTCTGTTCTTATTTAACTGTCTTTTCTGCAGTGGCTGCAAGAGGACGGGGTCGTGGCGGAGGAATTGGAAGAGGAACCATTTTCCAGAAGAGGCGATAGTATCTGCAATGGTTAATTAAAAATGATTGCATGGtagtgtttttaattttttttcttaAGAGAACACTTTTTTCCTTTAGCCAGACTTTTACATTTTGCAAGACGGACACATGTTTTTGacattgtaatttttttttttatatatataaatgtatattTGTAATAAATTGTCAGTTCCCCTGTCTGCTAACTTCTATTTGAGGTGCCTTTTGGTCTCTTATTGGGTGATTGTGATATGACCCTTAATGTCTATGGCTGTGGCATGCAATTACTTTTTGAAGAACTTTCATATTTGACCACCCTTTACCTAGCTATCTGGGTTGTAAAATTACTCTTACGTGtgtatgttatatatatatattacacacatacacaaaaagtatgtggacaccccttcaaatgagtggatttggctatttcagccacacctgttaatGACAGGTTTATAGAATtgaacacagccatgcaatctccttagacaaacattggcagtagaattggccttactgaagagctcggtgacttgctgctccggtcaactaagtgctgtttttgtgaggtggaaacgtctaggagcagcaaCTGCTCAGAACGCGAGTGCAAGctcacacaagcttacagaacgcGAGTGCTGAAGCAGTGTAAAAATCaattgtcctcggttgcaacactgacTACCGAGTAACAACCTGCCTCGAAGTAACGTCggtacaataactgttcatcgggagcttcatgaaatgggtttccatgagaTGTTCGaccagttgtccacatacttttggtcatgtcgtTTTTGTACCACACTGGAGCCAGAAATCATCAAGGCTATATTCTCCTATGCCAAGAAAGGGCAATTCCATGGCAAGTTTGTTTCGGTTATGCTCCGAAAAGCTATTTTCTTTTGTGACTTCAGGAGGAAATAATACAACCGTTTGTTTGAGAGGGTCCATCACCCCACAGCATTTCACCCACCGGCCACACGGTGTCTCCATTGGTCCAACAGGAATTTTGCTAACTATCACAATACCCCGGTTCTGTTTCTCTATGTAGCTAACCGGCAACATCAGCGATACTTCATACCTCAAGTGGCTAGTGCGCGGAACACCATTAACGTTGACAGTTGCACTGTATGACAAGGTAAGTTTTTGTGCAACGATTAGCTAGTAAGTATTTCTACCACCCATCACGTTAGGGGTCGAAGGATTGTTTTTGTGAAGCGCGAGCGTCGCTTTTCCCCCAACATATTTCTGTCTCGTAAAGCTAACTacgttggctagctaacgt is a genomic window of Salvelinus alpinus chromosome 18, SLU_Salpinus.1, whole genome shotgun sequence containing:
- the LOC139544038 gene encoding small nuclear ribonucleoprotein Sm D3-like, whose protein sequence is MSIGVPIKILHEAEGHIVTCETNTGEVYRGKLIEAEDNMNCQMSNITVTHRDGRVAQLEQVYIRGSKIRFLILPDMLKNAPMLKSMKNKNQGTGAGRGKAAILKAQVAARGRGRGGGIGRGTIFQKRR